A single genomic interval of Theropithecus gelada isolate Dixy chromosome 16, Tgel_1.0, whole genome shotgun sequence harbors:
- the SOX9 gene encoding transcription factor SOX-9, whose amino-acid sequence MNLLDPFMKMTDEQEKGLSGAPSPTMSEDSAGSPCPSGSGSDTENTRPQENTFPKGEPDLKKESEEDKFPVCIREAVSQVLKGYDWTLVPMPVRVNGSSKNKPHVKRPMNAFMVWAQAARRKLADQYPHLHNAELSKTLGKLWRLLNESEKRPFVEEAERLRVQHKKDHPDYKYQPRRRKSVKNGQAEAEEATEQTHISPNAIFKALQADSPHSSSGMSEVHSPGEHSGQSQGPPTPPTTPKTDVQPGKADLKREGRPLPEGGRQPPIDFRDVDIGELSSDVISNIETFDVNEFDQYLPPNGHPGVPATHGQVTYTGSYGISSTAATPAGAGHVWMSKQQAPPPPPQQPPQAPPAPQAPPQQQAAPPQQPAAPPQQPQAHTLTTLSSEPGQSQRTHIKTEQLSPSHYSEQQQHSPQQIAYSPFNLPHYSPSYPPITRSQYDYTDHQNSSSYYSHAAGQGTGLYSTFTYMNPAQRPMYTPIADTSGVPSIPQTHSPQHWEQPVYTQLTRP is encoded by the exons ATGAATCTCCTGGACCCCTTCATGAAGATGACCGACGAGCAGGAGAAGGGCCTGTCCGGCGCCCCCAGCCCCACCATGTCCGAGGACTCCGCGGGCTCGCCCTGCCCGTCGGGCTCCGGCTCGGACACCGAGAACACACGGCCCCAGGAGAACACGTTCCCCAAGGGCGAGCCCGACCTGAAGAAGGAGAGCGAGGAGGACAAGTTCCCCGTGTGCATCCGCGAGGCGGTCAGCCAGGTGCTCAAGGGCTACGACTGGACGCTGGTGCCCATGCCGGTGCGCGTCAACGGCTCCAGCAAGAACAAGCCGCACGTCAAGCGGCCCATGAACGCCTTCATGGTGTGGGCGCAGGCGGCGCGCAGGAAGCTCGCGGACCAGTACCCGCACTTGCACAACGCCGAGCTCAGCAAGACGCTGGGCAAGCTCTGGAG ACTTCTGAACGAGAGCGAGAAGCGGCCCTTCGTGGAGGAGGCGGAGCGGCTGCGTGTGCAGCACAAGAAGGACCACCCGGATTACAAGTACCAGCCGCGGCGGAGGAAGTCGGTGAAGAACGGGCAGGCGGAGGCAGAGGAGGCCACGGAGCAGACGCACATCTCCCCCAACGCCATCTTCAAGGCGCTGCAGGCTGACTCGCCGCACTCCTCCTCCGGCATGAGCGAAGTGCACTCCCCCGGCGAGCACTCGG GGCAATCCCAGGGCCCACCgaccccacccaccacccccaaAACCGACGTGCAGCCGGGCAAGGCTGACCTGAAGCGAGAGGGGCGCCCCCTGCCAGAGGGGGGCAGACAGCCCCCCATCGACTTCCGCGACGTGGACATCGGCGAGCTGAGCAGCGACGTCATCTCCAACATCGAGACCTTCGACGTCAACGAGTTTGACCAGTACCTGCCGCCCAACGGCCACCCGGGGGTGCCGGCCACGCATGGCCAGGTCACCTACACGGGCAGCTACGGCATCAGCAGCACCGCGGCCACCCCGGCGGGCGCGGGCCACGTGTGGATGTCCAAGCAGCAGGCGCCGCCGCCACCCCCGCAGCAGCCTCCGCAGGCCCCGCCGGCCCCGCAGGCGCCCCCCCAGCAGCAGGCGGCGCCCCCGCAGCAGCCGGCCGCGCCCCCGCAGCAGCCACAGGCGCACACGCTGACCACACTGAGCAGCGAGCCGGGCCAGTCCCAGCGAACGCACATCAAGACGGAGCAGCTGAGCCCCAGCCACTACAGCGAGCAGCAGCAGCACTCGCCCCAGCAGATCGCCTACAGCCCCTTCAACCTTCCGCACTACAGCCCTTCCTACCCGCCCATCACCCGCTCGCAGTACGACTACACCGACCACCAGAACTCCAGCTCCTACTACAGCCACGCGGCGGGCCAGGGCACCGGCCTCTACTCCACCTTCACCTACATGAACCCCGCCCAGCGCCCCATGTACACCCCCATCGCCGACACCTCTGGGGTTCCTTCCATCCCGCAGACCCACAGCCCCCAGCACTGGGAACAACCCGTCTACACACAGCTCACCCGACCTTGA